One Deefgea tanakiae genomic region harbors:
- a CDS encoding type II secretion system protein N: MPFSIKHLAHTVQYLAIALLIWLAIGLIWQLLTPNRPGSTLRLAQTAPSSQAFNPDAVLRLFNTTTAVSSETSALSLKALISGQNGIAIIEGLEASAVAVKVGGDVGQYGKLVAAMKDHIVLERSGSQSKVYLPASATTSLNNAVITSGNPTQANAPAAAVANVEAAGITLTRGQLTGILQGGNLANWSKGLGTSQAGGILVEQASQQQLAQVLQLRDGDILKAINGRPLNKLDDLSLLYGAFSQQTNLSLLIQRQDKPQTISYTVNP; this comes from the coding sequence ATGCCTTTTTCTATTAAACATTTGGCGCATACCGTTCAATACCTTGCTATCGCACTGCTCATCTGGCTCGCTATTGGTCTGATTTGGCAACTACTCACGCCCAACCGTCCTGGCTCGACACTACGTTTAGCGCAAACGGCCCCCAGCTCACAAGCCTTCAATCCTGATGCGGTATTGCGCTTATTTAATACCACTACAGCCGTCAGTAGCGAAACCAGCGCTTTATCACTCAAAGCGCTAATTTCAGGTCAAAATGGCATTGCGATTATTGAAGGGTTGGAAGCGAGCGCAGTCGCAGTCAAAGTCGGTGGTGATGTCGGGCAATATGGCAAGTTAGTCGCTGCGATGAAAGACCATATTGTGTTGGAACGCAGTGGGTCGCAAAGCAAAGTCTATTTACCGGCATCGGCAACAACGTCACTCAATAATGCTGTGATTACTTCCGGCAATCCTACTCAAGCCAATGCGCCAGCCGCAGCCGTTGCCAATGTCGAAGCGGCGGGTATCACACTGACTCGCGGCCAATTAACAGGCATTTTGCAAGGCGGCAATCTCGCCAACTGGAGCAAAGGACTAGGTACCAGTCAAGCCGGTGGCATTTTGGTTGAGCAAGCCAGCCAACAACAGCTGGCACAAGTATTGCAGCTGCGTGATGGCGATATTTTGAAAGCCATCAACGGCAGGCCGCTGAATAAACTCGACGATCTGTCTTTACTCTATGGCGCTTTCAGCCAGCAAACGAATTTGTCTTTGCTCATCCAACGCCAAGATAAGCCCCAAACCATCAGCTACACCGTTAATCCTTGA